The segment TCAGGTGTACTTCTGATTTCTCGAAGATCTCTGAGTGTGACGCTGTCACTCTCGCCATACAGACCCCGTTCAAAGACCCTAAGGACCTTATTCCTGATTTTAGCGCTCTCATAGAAGGTATACGGCTTGTAGGACAGAATATGTCTGAAGGCACTTTAGTCGTGCTGGAATCGACCATAACCCCGGGCACAACTAACGGGATGGCAAGGCAGATCTTAGAAGAAGAATCCGGTATGAAGGCCGGAGAAGATTTTGCTCTCGCCCATGCTCCTGAAAGGGTGATGGTCGGCAGGTTATTACAGAACATCAGGGAACATGACCGCTGTGTAGGCGGGATTGATGATGTCAGTACGCAAAGGGCAGTTGAACTCTACTCGCCGGTCCTCACAAAAGGAAAGATTATACCCATGACAGCGACAGCTGCAGAAGTGACGAAGACCGCGGAGAATACTTTTAGAGACTTGCAGATAGCTGCAGCAAATCAGCTTGCTTTATATTGTGAAGCGATGGGTATCAACTTCTATGATGTAAGAGCAGGTATTGACAGTCTAAAAGGAGAAGGGATTACCAGAGCAATATTATGGCCTGGTGCTGGGGTAGGCGGTCACTGCTTGACGAAGGATACATATCATCTGGAGAGAGGCATAAAAACTCTGGAAGGAAAGCTCGATTATCCGGAAGGTAAAGAATCGATTTTTGTATTAGCTAGGCAGGTAAATGACTTTATGCCGAGGCATATGTTTAACCTGACATTAGATGCACTGGCAAGCGTTGGAAAGAAAACTTGTGATTCTAAGGTGGCAATACTCGGATGGGCGTTCTTAAAGAACTCTGATGATGCAAGAAATACTCCGGCAGAATTATATAGGGATTTAATGTTAGAAGCCGGTATACTTGTAGATGTGCATGATCCGTACGTGTTGGATTATCCGGGCGTGGAAATCGGCCACGATATTAACAGTATACTAAAGAATGCCGATGTTATAGCAATATTTGCAGGTCATGATGCATATGTGGAATATAGCCCAGAATTCATAAAAGGATTGTCTGGCCAAGAACATCCAGTAATAGTGGATGGGAGAAATATTATTGAGCCTGATGCATTTATTAAAGCAGGATTTATCTATAAAGGCATAGGTAGAGGAGACAAAAACTAGTACGTAATAAAATGAAGCAAGAGTCAGGATATTTATGAAAATTGTAACAGTGGTAGGTGCTCGTCCACAATTCATTAAATGTGCTCCAGTATCCAGAGAAATACGTAAGGAGCACATGGAGATATTGGTACATACAGGTCAGCATTATGATCATGATATGTCTGATATCTTTTTTGAGGAACTGGGAATACCCAAGCCAGATTATAACTTAGGAGTTGGATCTGCGTCCCATGGAAAACAGACAGGAGAAATGCTTGCAGGTATTGAAACCATACTTATAAAGGAAAAACCAGACATTGTGCTAGTTTATGGAGATACAAATTCAACGATTGCTGGAGCCTTAGCCGCATCAAAGTTACAAATAAAAATTGTCCATGTTGAAGCGGGATTACGCAGTTTCGATAGAACTATGCCTGAAGAGATTAATAGAGTGGTAACTGATCATCTTTCTGATATATTATTTTGCCCTACGAAAACATCAGAACAGAATTTATTAAATGAAGGAATAATAAATGGGGTTCACTATATTGGAGATGTAATGGTTGATGCATTAGCATACAATTTATCACTGGCAAATGAAAAATCGAAAATAATATCTAAGTTAAACATAGAGAATGGAAAATATTTGGTTGTTACAATTCATCGTCCAAACAATACTGATGAAAAAAGCAATTTAGTATCGATTATTGAATCATTAATTGAAGCAAATAAGAAAGTAATATTTCCAGTACATCCCAGAACGAAGAAATATTTAATCAATTATGGGTTATTTGAACATATACAAAAACAAAAAAATATTGAACTTATCGAACCACTAGGTTATTTAGATATGCTACAGTTAATGGCTAATTCGGATAAAATAATAACCGATTCTGGCGGAATTCAAAAGGAAGCATATATGTTAAAAATACCATGTATTACTATTAGAGATAAAACAGAATGGATTGAAACTCTGGATGATAACTGGAATATTTTAACAGGGTCGAATAAGAATAGAATAATTGAAGCAATAAAGGATATTAAAAGACCAAAATCGAATAAGAATATATTCGGGGATGTTGGTGTAAGTAAAAAGATAAGAAATTTAATAAAGACATCATAGGACTATTTAGGAGCAATTAATATAATAAACGGAATAAAGTTTAATAGAACGGTAATAGATATTCAATGGGCATTTATAAGTATAGCAATTTCTTCCTTAGTTCATTTTTTATTACGGATAATTATTGGTAAAGATTTAGGAGTAGATGGTTTAGGAGTATATACCCTTATATTTACTATATATTTATTCGGTATGCAATTCGCTAATTTTGGTATCGGTGCTGCAATAACTAAATATGTTGCAGAAAAAAATGAAGATATTAGTAGTATAACGCGGTTTGTTTCTTATGGAATAATAAGTTCAGTTTTAGTTGGAACTATAATTTCAATAATATTATTTTTCTTATCCCCATTTATTTCTTTATATATATTTCATGATAGTAATGTAGAAATATTATTAAAAATAACTGCCCTATGTTTTCCGTTCATTGCAGTACAAAAAGCTGTATTAGGTGGATTAAATGGTTTACGCAAGATGAAATACTATGCGTTTCTAAATATCATTCTGAATGTTTTAACAATAATTGTATCTATAATTTTAGTAATTATACTAAACATGGGGATCATTGGTGCTGTAATAGGATTTGTAATTCCTACAGTAATATCAGGCATATTATCATTTATTACTATAAAAGAATACTTTATTATCCCTAATCAACTATTTAATGAAACTTTTATAATAATAACTTCTTTTGGATTCTATGTAATGCTTGGTAATTCCATATCTATGATAAATACACAAATTAATACATTGCTATTAGGTTTTTACTTAAATACTTTCGAAGTAGGACTCTTTGCCGTCGCCACTACATTAATACAGGGTATGTTATTAATTCCTAGTTCCATACAAATAATTTCGGGACCTTCGTTTTCTCGTTTAAATAGTAAAAAGGAATATACATCTTTAAAACTAGTCACAAAAAAATGTATTATTTATACGTTTATTGTAATGTTTATTATTTCAATAATATTTATTATTGTAGGTAATCAGTTAATACCACTTTTATTCACTGAAGATTATAAAGCAGCTTACATCCCACTAGTAATCATGATTATAGGATATTTAATATATTCACCTTTTGTATCAATAGGGTCAATATTTGCAAATATTGGTCAAGTAAAACTTTCTTTTAAAATTAATTTAATATCTACATTCATAACAGTAATATTAAATTTAATTATGATACCCACATATGGCATAATTGGCGCAGCTATTGCAACTACAATTTCATTAATAATAACAACAATAATAAACCTAGCTATAATAAAAATTTATATAAATAAATGGACTTTAAAAATAGTTACAAAACCAAATTAAATTTAAACTTATATTTATTTATCTAAAATATTTTTCATCATAATCATTAACTTTATAAGCAAATTGCGAGTATCAACGTATTTATTAATCATATGGATTAAATAAGTTTGCTTGGAATTTAACGAAATATTAACACAGTTTATTATAGAAAACCAAATACATTTAAATATCCCAATAGTAGTTTTTATACATGCAAATTTATATAAAAATAGCAATTATCATCATATATAACATCGTTATAAAAATCTAGTATATTAATTAATATAATATATTGATATACAATTATCCATATATAACTTATTCTGGTTTTTACAATTATTTATCTCATTCAAGTGTGGCATCATAAGAGACCTAGCTGTTGTAACATGAACAGGTAATCCCCTCTGCATCGTAGAGTGATCAATTATCGCGTAATTATCGTGAAATATATTTATAGTATCAACATTATCGCCAATTAGTACTGAATAACTATATGGACTTAAATCTTTATATTGCAATGCTAACTTCTCACTCTTTGATTCATGTTGCAAATATAGACCAAGGATATTAAAATCTACAATAATATCATTAGATTTATCCGAATAATTATATAGCCAATAAAAACTAACTTCTGTATCCATATATTTAGTAAGAGATGTTGCACCAGCCTCGTTTGTTAACACTAAGGAAATAGTTACTAGAATACTAAGTAGGATCATTATGACGGTAATAATAATTAATATATATTGTTTATATGATTTTTGATTTTTTATAATATAAGTATATAAACTAAGACCAAATATTGGGAAAAATAATAAAACTTGAGGAAACGAAACAGAATTTGACTTATAATAAAGGAAAGTAAAGATAACTGTGGATATGAGAATAGATAAAGCGAAAAATAAATTGTCCTTGTGACGTACTACATTATTATTCCTGTATATATACAAATAAAAAAATATAGAAGTTATTAATAAAAATGTGGATAATGCGTATAAAGATAACAAACTTATAAAATAAACTTTTCCATATAGTAAACTTTTATAATTATAACTATAAGGTACATAGAAAGATTTACCACCAAACAATTTTGTAATAGCGTTTACAAAATAATCTTCTAAGCTAGAATCACTTATATATCCAGATATATACTCCGATTGCCATAAATGTGAGAAAGTAAATACTACTACAGTAGCTAATAATAGTATTGATAAAAGTGTTATTACATTATATTTATGAAAATATAAAAATTTGTTATATTTATTTAAAAAATTAAATTTTTTTGTTAAATAATATAATAAATATATAAAAAATAAAGTAAAAATATAAAGAAATATAATCATAAACATCGAATGCCAATAATGTACTAAACTAATAAGACTTATTAATATAATAATATAATTGGATTTTCTATTGATCATATTCAGGTTATTTTTTATTGAAATAAATATGATAATTACTAATAACAGTGAGGGAACAGCGACGTAGAATGATCCATAAGATCTTGTAGATATTAGGTATAATACCATATAAATAGATAATAAAAAAAATATAACTTTATTATTGGTATTAATATATTTTTTAATCATAGCAATGTATGCAATTGGAATAAACAATACCCCTAGAGGTAAAGCAATTAAATAAAATGTAGGTAGCCCTGTAACATAGTGTAAAGTCAGAAATAAAGTTATAAAACAAGGAAAGTACGATTCTGTTTCGATTATTTGTTGAACCCTTAATGGTAATCCAAAATCGCCATTTACGTTATGCGATATAAGTGGTATTAACATAATGTTATCTAAACGAATATGATTATTAATATACAGTTCATTAAACCCAACAAAAATACCCTCAAATCGTTCGATGTAAATTTCATTACTTGAGAAATATAGCATAACATAAGAAATTGTAATAAAAATTGTTATTAATAATATTTTTAATAATCTATTATTTTTCATTAAATATCAAGTTCCCATCTGAAGTAAATAATTGATATTACATTTTAGTATTATATTTTGAGCTATATCAACTCATCATAATTGTTAAGAATGTCATCTACTATTGTATGCCATAAATACTCTTCAGAATACTTCAATATGTACTCATAATCCCAATTCTCATTGATAGCATTTAAAATTTTTTCCGCAAGATCTTCTGAATTACCAGGTATAGCCAGTAGACCAGTTTTACCTTCTTTAATCACTTCTTCACTACCACCATTTATAGTAGCGACAACAGGTTTACCGCAAGCCATAGCTTCTACCTGAACTACTCCAAAGCTTTCGCTTAGACTAGGTAACACAAATAAATCACAAGCATTCATCCAATAATTCAATTTATAATCTTCTATAAAACCAACCAATCTAACATTGTCTCGTAAATTAAAATCATTGATCATTTTTTGTAATTTGTTTTTCTGCGGACCATGGCCCCCAATATAGCAAATAACATCCGGTTTATAGTTTCTAATAATATTTATCGATTCTATTAAAAAGTTAAACCCCTTTCTATCAATTAATACTCCTAAAGAAAATATAATAAATTTATCTGTAGGAATGTTTAATATATTTCTTGCATAGTTTTTATCAATATGTTTAAGATGGTTACAATTAAAGCCATTTTTTATATATTTTACATTATTATTATATCTCTTTAACAGTGGAATATCTTTTTTATTAACCCTAAATATTAAATCTGCATTCTTCCATATATCGTAAATAATACTGTTAAGAGAATTATACTCTCTTAAAAACCATTCCTTATTCTCATGTATTGTCAATACAAATGGTACATTATACCTATTTTTTAATTTAGAGCCAACATATCCAGCAGATATAGTAAAATGAGAATGAACTATATTAAAATCTATATTATTTTTTAATATAGACTTTTCGACTACCTCATAATGTTTTTCAATTAAATATGGCATAGAAAGTTGTACAGGAAGATAAAAGAAGGGAGTTGGTATTACTTCTACATTATCCGGTATATTTAATAGATTAATCTTTGAGCTTTTATTAAATGGTTTTAAATGATTCACCGGAATATAGTTAGATAATTCTGCGAAAGAATTAATTCTAACTAAAACATATACTTTGTTAAACTTTTTTGCAATAATTTCTATTGGATATTTAATAAAGTTAGCATATGAGTGAGATATTACTAGTAAATTTTTTTGCGACATTATAACACCGATTTAATATATGCAAGTTATTTAAATTGATGTCCAATTTTATTCATCTCTATTTGGCTAGAAGGATAGTTTTCAAAAAACCATACCATGAAGGAAGTTACATCCATTTTATCTTTTAACAAGGAATATCTCTTGGAGTTCCACTGTTGTTTAATATTAGATGTTTGGGCCAATTCTACTGCCTTGTCAATCGCTTCTTGTGGATTGCTAAGATTAAATATAAGACCATATTTTTGTTCTAATTCTATAAAATTATTCATATCATTTGCACCAACAAAAGTGTTGGACCTTATTGCTGGAGTTCCCAGTACTGCTGCCTCGGTTGTCATGGTCTGTGAATCGCCAACAATAAAATTAGCATAGTATAGCAGATCATGCATTTTTGATGGCGATACTTTTACACGATATTGATCTAATTGATCCGGTAATTTAGACTCAGAGGTGATAAATACTTTAGTATAGTTACTAAGTTCATTGACAAGCTGGATCTTATTCTCAAGATTTAGGCCTTTCTGCCCTAAATCATGTCCTGCTTTCCATGCTACGAAACGTACTATGACAAATTTATCATCCTTAGTAAGGTTTAACTCATCTAGGACCGCCGGGTTCGGAGTGAAACGGTTCGGATGTAAATAGGCCAGCTCTTTATATCCGTTAAATCTAACCTGTTTATATCCTAGATCCTTACTGAAATTTGATGGAGTCAAAATGGCATCACAAAACGGATAAGTGATCTTAGCGGTAGAGTTAACGACTTCAGAGTCGTTAAAAATTATCGCCTTCTTGCCCAGTAGTCTTGAAGCATGGGCAACGCATGGATTAAGCATTCCTGTTAAAATATCAGGCTTAAATTTACGTGCAATACGGAATACATCATAATCGCGTATTATCCATTCCTTAAGTAAACCACCAGTAGATGTTCCTTGTTTACTTATGACAACATGCTTAATATTATATTCCATTAGAAGGTCTACAGCAACGTCTTTTACTCGTGCGGTAACAAGTACTTCATGACCATCTTTTTCCATTGTCTTTATAGTATTTTTAAAGAAGTGGACATGAGCCGGATGCCCAATATCAATAAGTAATTTAATAAACGTCACCACCAAGGGGTTCCTTATTCAGAATCTATTAATACTCCTATCCGCCTGCATATCGAATAGCATCGCGAACATCAAAAACTGTAGCCCAATTAGAGTGATGAATACTGCAAGTAATGGGAAGTTAGGCGAAACATAGTTATGTAATATCTTTTCTGCTAGGATACACATACAAAACAATAACCCGAAAGGCACCATGATCATACTCGCTGCATAAAATAATACGAGAGGATTAAAATCCAGCAAGATATACTTGGTCTTAAGCCTCCACAAAAATCCCTTAAACAACATTGGAGAGACTTTTCTGATATACCTGCTGTATTTGATCTTCGATTTCTCGCGCCCGTACCGTGATGGCATAGGAATATCAAGTGTCCTCATTCCGAATGCATTTAGCTTAACTAGAATGTCATTACAATATCCGTAGTAGGTATATACGGCATCTATATCCAGCGCTTCCAGTGCCTGTTTTGATATTACTGTATACCCATTCTGTGGATCGGTAACGCTCCAATATCCGCTGGCGATCTTTGTCAGCATTGTAAGGATAAAATTCCCGAAAGACCTCCACTTGCTCATTCCTTTCCTGAAATCTTTGCTGATAAGCCTGTTACCTTTAGTATAATCTGCTCTACCCTCAATGATCGGAATAAGCAAACGCGGCAACTGCTCCGGGTCCATCTGGTTATCCCCGGCCATAACGGCTACCATGTCCATTTCATCTTCTAGAGCACGCTTATAACCATTAATAATAGCAGCTCCGACACCCTTGTTCACTTCGTGCCTTATCTTTACGAGCCTGGGATCAGTCATCTTTGCCACTATCTCAGGCATCCTATCGGTGCTGCAGTCATCGATAAGATATATTTTATCAACATATTCAGGAATACTATTAATTGTCTCTTCTATCAACAACTCTTCATTATAAGCCGGCACGACAACACCGATCTTATAAAGATTAAATAGCCCAAATATCTGGTCATCCGTATGGATCGTCTTTACCTTCAAGCCGCTATTGATCGATAATATCGAGAGCTTATCAATGATATTTCCCTGCTCAAAGTTCAATACACCAAGGTCGATCTTATCTAAGCTTTTACTTGAGAAGGCTACAAAGCCGTTATTTTTACTCCTGGGCTTCTTGTTATTCAAATAAAGAATGGTCTCGTTTACCATTGAATATCGTTCGCCTGACGAAGAGGAAATAGCAATATCATAGCCGCTATTCAGGTGCTCAAAAAGCTCGGGTATACTTTCAGGGTCGTGAGAACCATCGCCATACAATGCGACAAAAACGTCCGCGTTGCTTTCCGATATGATCCGTTTGTACGCAGATGCATATCCATGCTTCATCGGATCTACTATCTCGGCACCAAGACTTGACGATATACGTACTACGCGATCATCATAGTTTTCTAGTATAACATAGACCTTATCGACATAGTTTTTCGTCGCAGCGATCACGCTGCCGATGGTAAGATAGTTCAACCTGTGATAAATGATACCAATGCTCCTCACAGGTTTTTCTGTGCCTGCCGTCACGGTATCGCGTCCCTGAATGTCCAAGACCATATTACCTTATTCTCCGGTTTTATACTACTACTTTGATGTCATGCTTTTCGCGCAGGTTCGGTGTGTAGCTGCCAAGTAATTTCACGACATTCCTGCACCGGTAAGATTCTACGGATGCCATCGCCACTTCCAGCGCATGCCTGCCGTCCTCGCCAGTTGCAAGCAAATCACATTTTCCTTTGCATGCATCAGTAAAGTTCTGTAACTCATTCATCAGAGGCTCTTTCTTTTCGACCTTAGCCTCTTTTATCCATTCTTTATCGTGTATGACAACTTTCTGCTCCATGTAGTCGCCATAGCCCACTCCTTCAGTGCCGATTACAGTGAAATTCCGGGTCTTATGAGGAGTGAGCCAGTTAGTTTCCACGACTCCGGCCTTATCACCGTCA is part of the Methanooceanicella nereidis genome and harbors:
- a CDS encoding nucleotide sugar dehydrogenase; protein product: MSEKLKSILDKKGPIRKIGVIGMGYVGIPAAVLFADSDKFDLVYGFQRDSKTSGYKIDMLNRGESPLKGEEPGLEDFIKKVVQANKFRCTSDFSKISECDAVTLAIQTPFKDPKDLIPDFSALIEGIRLVGQNMSEGTLVVLESTITPGTTNGMARQILEEESGMKAGEDFALAHAPERVMVGRLLQNIREHDRCVGGIDDVSTQRAVELYSPVLTKGKIIPMTATAAEVTKTAENTFRDLQIAAANQLALYCEAMGINFYDVRAGIDSLKGEGITRAILWPGAGVGGHCLTKDTYHLERGIKTLEGKLDYPEGKESIFVLARQVNDFMPRHMFNLTLDALASVGKKTCDSKVAILGWAFLKNSDDARNTPAELYRDLMLEAGILVDVHDPYVLDYPGVEIGHDINSILKNADVIAIFAGHDAYVEYSPEFIKGLSGQEHPVIVDGRNIIEPDAFIKAGFIYKGIGRGDKN
- the wecB gene encoding non-hydrolyzing UDP-N-acetylglucosamine 2-epimerase is translated as MKIVTVVGARPQFIKCAPVSREIRKEHMEILVHTGQHYDHDMSDIFFEELGIPKPDYNLGVGSASHGKQTGEMLAGIETILIKEKPDIVLVYGDTNSTIAGALAASKLQIKIVHVEAGLRSFDRTMPEEINRVVTDHLSDILFCPTKTSEQNLLNEGIINGVHYIGDVMVDALAYNLSLANEKSKIISKLNIENGKYLVVTIHRPNNTDEKSNLVSIIESLIEANKKVIFPVHPRTKKYLINYGLFEHIQKQKNIELIEPLGYLDMLQLMANSDKIITDSGGIQKEAYMLKIPCITIRDKTEWIETLDDNWNILTGSNKNRIIEAIKDIKRPKSNKNIFGDVGVSKKIRNLIKTS
- a CDS encoding flippase encodes the protein MSIAISSLVHFLLRIIIGKDLGVDGLGVYTLIFTIYLFGMQFANFGIGAAITKYVAEKNEDISSITRFVSYGIISSVLVGTIISIILFFLSPFISLYIFHDSNVEILLKITALCFPFIAVQKAVLGGLNGLRKMKYYAFLNIILNVLTIIVSIILVIILNMGIIGAVIGFVIPTVISGILSFITIKEYFIIPNQLFNETFIIITSFGFYVMLGNSISMINTQINTLLLGFYLNTFEVGLFAVATTLIQGMLLIPSSIQIISGPSFSRLNSKKEYTSLKLVTKKCIIYTFIVMFIISIIFIIVGNQLIPLLFTEDYKAAYIPLVIMIIGYLIYSPFVSIGSIFANIGQVKLSFKINLISTFITVILNLIMIPTYGIIGAAIATTISLIITTIINLAIIKIYINKWTLKIVTKPN
- a CDS encoding glycosyltransferase, whose protein sequence is MSQKNLLVISHSYANFIKYPIEIIAKKFNKVYVLVRINSFAELSNYIPVNHLKPFNKSSKINLLNIPDNVEVIPTPFFYLPVQLSMPYLIEKHYEVVEKSILKNNIDFNIVHSHFTISAGYVGSKLKNRYNVPFVLTIHENKEWFLREYNSLNSIIYDIWKNADLIFRVNKKDIPLLKRYNNNVKYIKNGFNCNHLKHIDKNYARNILNIPTDKFIIFSLGVLIDRKGFNFLIESINIIRNYKPDVICYIGGHGPQKNKLQKMINDFNLRDNVRLVGFIEDYKLNYWMNACDLFVLPSLSESFGVVQVEAMACGKPVVATINGGSEEVIKEGKTGLLAIPGNSEDLAEKILNAINENWDYEYILKYSEEYLWHTIVDDILNNYDELI
- a CDS encoding DUF354 domain-containing protein, coding for MVTFIKLLIDIGHPAHVHFFKNTIKTMEKDGHEVLVTARVKDVAVDLLMEYNIKHVVISKQGTSTGGLLKEWIIRDYDVFRIARKFKPDILTGMLNPCVAHASRLLGKKAIIFNDSEVVNSTAKITYPFCDAILTPSNFSKDLGYKQVRFNGYKELAYLHPNRFTPNPAVLDELNLTKDDKFVIVRFVAWKAGHDLGQKGLNLENKIQLVNELSNYTKVFITSESKLPDQLDQYRVKVSPSKMHDLLYYANFIVGDSQTMTTEAAVLGTPAIRSNTFVGANDMNNFIELEQKYGLIFNLSNPQEAIDKAVELAQTSNIKQQWNSKRYSLLKDKMDVTSFMVWFFENYPSSQIEMNKIGHQFK
- a CDS encoding glycosyltransferase family 2 protein, which gives rise to MVLDIQGRDTVTAGTEKPVRSIGIIYHRLNYLTIGSVIAATKNYVDKVYVILENYDDRVVRISSSLGAEIVDPMKHGYASAYKRIISESNADVFVALYGDGSHDPESIPELFEHLNSGYDIAISSSSGERYSMVNETILYLNNKKPRSKNNGFVAFSSKSLDKIDLGVLNFEQGNIIDKLSILSINSGLKVKTIHTDDQIFGLFNLYKIGVVVPAYNEELLIEETINSIPEYVDKIYLIDDCSTDRMPEIVAKMTDPRLVKIRHEVNKGVGAAIINGYKRALEDEMDMVAVMAGDNQMDPEQLPRLLIPIIEGRADYTKGNRLISKDFRKGMSKWRSFGNFILTMLTKIASGYWSVTDPQNGYTVISKQALEALDIDAVYTYYGYCNDILVKLNAFGMRTLDIPMPSRYGREKSKIKYSRYIRKVSPMLFKGFLWRLKTKYILLDFNPLVLFYAASMIMVPFGLLFCMCILAEKILHNYVSPNFPLLAVFITLIGLQFLMFAMLFDMQADRSINRF